The following DNA comes from Chloroflexota bacterium.
AGTTCTTCGGCTGAGGGCACAGGCTCGTGGAGTGCGCGGAGTGTGAAGCCCGCATCTAGGAATGCCTCAATGTGACTCGACAGAGTGCGGTGCATGTTGACGATTTTTCTGCCGAACCAGTTGAATGTGCGAGGGCCTTCGTCAGTGTAGTTGTCCACAGGATAGAAGAGCTTGGTGTCGCCCTGCTTTATCCAGCCACCTTCCACGCAGCTTCGCATGGGGTGGATGTTGCAGACGACTAAGCGACCGCCCGGGCGCAGCACGCGGTACGCCGCGTTGATGGCGCCGCGATAGTCGAGCAAATCAACGAGGACTATATAGGACACGGCGATGTTGTAGGTGTTGCTCTCAATGCCCTTGAGAGTTTCGGCGTTGCCCAGCAGATATGTTTCCTCGTTGCTCAGAGAACGCGCCCGTTCGATGAAAGGTTCGGTGAGATCAACGCCGGTGACGGTCGCGCCGAGTTTCGACAGCAGGCGGCTGAACCTGCCCTCGCCGCAGCCAATGTCGATGACCGTCTCGCCCCGTACATCGCCGAGCGCATCAAGCATCCACCTGTCCAGCATGCCGGTGCGGCCGGCCTGGTCAGCCTCAATCCAGTCTTGCGCGGCATCGGTCCACTGGGTATGCAGTCGTTCCGGTAGTTCCATAGATTGCCTCCTGATTGCAGGAAATACGGGACGGCATTTTACATCACTCTAGGGACATGTGCACTCGATGAGATTGTAATCCAGAGATTCTAGCCCGTGTGACGAAAATTGGAGCGATTGCATACGCATTGCACGATAGTGTGCTATGCTTATGTGGCGAGCGGGAGTAGCTCAGTGGAAGAGTCCCTGCCTTCCAAGCAGGCTGTCGCGGGTTCGAATCCCGTCTCCCGCTCCACCCCGACCTCCCGCACATCCTGGCGACACGCTCAGAGGTTACTCAATGCGCTTTTCCGGCAAGCTCGTGATTATCATCGCCCTCGCGGTAACTATGCTGCTCGTGAGCAACATCATCGCCGTAAAGCCCGTATCGCTTTTCACACTGCCATTCCAAGTATTCGGTGACAACCTGTTCGTCGTGTCCGCGGCGATAATCTGCTTCCCCATCACATATATAATCAGCGATGTGCTGACCGAAGTGTACGGCTTTCGCGTGGCGCGCGGCGTGATATGGCTCAGCTTCGTGTGCAACCTCGTGATGGTGGTGATGTTCTGGCTGGGCGGCATGATACCCGCCGCAGTCTTCTGGGAAGACCAGTCCGCATATCAGGCGATACTCGGCGCGACAGGCTGGATACTGCTAGGCAGCTTCTGCGCGTTCATCGTGGGTGAGTTCGTGAACGCCACAGTGATGGTCGTGCTAAAGAACGCGACGCAGGGCAGGCACTTGTGGGTTCGCACAATATCGTCAACTATCGTCGGGCAGGGCGTCGATTCCGTGCTGTTCTTCAGCATCGCATTCGGCATATCGGGCTTGTGGCCTTGGCCGGCGGTGTTCGGCGCGATCCTATTCGCGTGGAGCGCCAAGACTGTGTACGAAATCATCGCCACGCCGCTGACATACCTGGTCGTAGGATGGCTAAAGCGCACCGAACGGATGGACATCTACGACGCGCCACGCTCTCTAAACCCCTTCGGCATATTCGGCGGCGAAGAATCCGACAGCGTGAATGCGGCAGCGATGGCGGACTAATCGCGTTAACGCGAGTGGTCTTTACATCTAGCAGAGAATATGACATCAAATGAGCTTCGGCGTTGGCTTAGGCGACAAGGATGTACACTTCATACTCACCGCGGTGGGAGTGGTCATCTCACTGTACGATTAGGCAATCGCGTATCACAATTGCCGATGCATGGGAATCGCAGGGAGCTTGGGCCAGGGCTAATTGCCAAAATCAAGCGAGATTTGGGGTTGAGATAATGCTTGCTTACCCAGTCATACTTGAGACGGATGCAGACTACATAATGGTGACCTCTCCGGATTTTCCCGAACTTACCACATTTGGGGATGACAGGGACGAAGCGTTGAGACGCGCCGTTGACGCCTTTGAGGAAGCCATCGCAGCGCGTATTCATGATGGGCGCGACATTCCGGCGCCTTCTGAGGGCGAGCCGATAGTTGAATTGCCCATAGTAACCGCCAAGAAGGTGATGGCTTATCAAAGCAACGATGTATCTGTAAGGACACATACGATGCCAAGACAAAATTAGACACGCGAACAAGAACTAGCAGTGCTATATCTCAAAGTTGAGATTGGAAAAAGCGGTTTGACGCAAAAGCACCCTACTATTGACAATCTTGCCAAGGCAATGGGACGCACTAAGAACGCCATCTGGATGCGAAAGTGCACTTTTGACGCCTTGGACAATTCAGTACCCGGAGTTGGATTGAGCAAAGTCTCCAATACATGGACTAAACCCGTGTGGGATGAGTACCAATCCAATCCCGATGCAACTCTTTCCAAAGCGAGGAAAGCCTACTTAAAACTGGTTAATGGCACCGGCTGACTATCGAGCAGGGAGAAACCACCATGAGACTCGAAGGCAAAGTCGCGCTTATCACGGGCGGCGCTAGGGGGATGGGTGCGGTAGAGGCGCGGATGTTTGCGAATGAAGGCGCGAAGGTCGGCGTTGCGGATATTGACGAAGGCGCAGGGCGTGCGCTGGCGTCGGAGATTGTCGGTGCTGGCAGCGAGGCGATGTTCGTCAGGCTTGATGTTACGGACGAAGCGCAGTGGTTGGCTGCCGTTGACGATGTTATTTCAGCATACGGTAGGCTCGACATACTGGTGAACAACGCCGGCATTTACGAGCATGGCACTTTGGAAGGGACAAGCGCCGAAAGTTGGGATCGCGTGTTGGACATAAACGGCAGGGGCGTGTTCCTAGGCACGAAAGCAGTCATTCCGGCAATGCGGGCGGGCGGCGGCGGGTCTATCGTCAATATCTCATCGGTCGCGGGGCTTATCGGCGGGCAAGGCACGGCGTACAACGCGTCGAAGGGCGCCGTGCGGCTGCTCACAGAGTCAACAGCTGTGCAATACGCAGCCGAAAATATCCGCGTGAACTCGGTGCATCCGGGTCCCATCGAGACGGACATGCTCGATGTGTTCTTCCAGAACGAAGCAATGCGCGAGCAGCGGGCAGCGGTAACTCCGATACCGCGTCTCGGCGTACCGGAAGATGTCGCCTACGGCGTGCTGTTCCTCGCATCGGACGCGGCGTCGTACATGACCGGCAGCGAGCTGGTGATTGACGGCGGACATACGGCGAGATAGTTGTCCCCGCGATAGCTGCCCCTCTGATATTATAGGCGAGTATAATGCGTCCATTCTCATTCTAGCCTCTCGCCATCGCGGGAGAAGGTGATTCATGCACAAACCACAGGGAGCATCGCACAATGACTACATCTAAGGCGGACGCGGAAGTTAGGCAGTTTGTGGAGAGCACGCCGAAATCGAAGGCGCTGCAGGACGAGGCGGCGCAGTATCTGCCCGGCGGCAGCTCGCGCGGCACAGCATACTTCGCGCCATATCCGACTTTCGTTGACCACGCCAAGGGACACCATGTTTATGATGTCGATGGCAATAGCTACCTCGACTTCATGATTAACGCGACCACGCACATCATGGGACACGCGCACCCCGACATCGTGGCGGCGCTGCAGGAACAAGCGGCGCGCGGCAATTCGTTCAGCGGTCCGACCGAAGCACAGGTGCGGCTCGCCAAGAACCTGTGCGAGCGAGTGCCGTCGTTGGAGACAGTGCGTTTCACGAATTCCGGCACCGAAGGCACGATGATGGCAATTCGCGGCGCGCGCGCATTCACCGGCAAGCACAAGATTGCCAAGTTCGAGGGCGGCTACCACGGCTCGCACGAGTATGTGTCCGTCAGCGTGCGCCCTTCGGCGGAAGCGCTCGGTCCCGATGCCACCACGCCCGTGCCGGAACATCCCGGACAGCCGCCAAGCGTTGCCGATGATGTGCTCACGCTGCCATACAACGACCTGCCAGCCTGCGAGACCATCATCCGCGAGAACGCTGACGAACTAGCCTGCGTCATAATGGAAGTGGTGTCATCGAGCTTCGGCTACCTGCCCGCCGAGTTGGACTTCCTACAAGGCATGCGCGCAATCACCGAAGAGTTGGGCATCGTGCTGATATTCGACGAAGTGCAGAGCTTCCGCGTGTCGTCCGGCGGCTCGCAGGAGATGTTCGGCGTGATACCGGACATGACGACATTCGGCAAGATTATCGGCGGCGGAATGCCCGTGGGCGCTTGGGGCGGCAGACGCGACATTATGGCGCTGTTTGACCCGTCCGCAGGCGCGCCGCTTGCCCACGCCGGCACATTCAACGCGAACCCGATGACGATGGTCGCGGGTGAGGTGGTGATGAACCACCTGACGCCCGAAGTGTACGACCGCCTGAACGCGCTGGGAGACACGCTGCGCGCCAAGCTGCGGGCGGTGTTCGACGAGCTGGAAGTGCCAGCGCAGGTAACGGGCGTGGCGTCGCTGTTCGGCATCCACTTCACGGACGAAGCTATAGTGGACTACCGCTCCACGCTGACCGGCGACTCCGACATGACGAAGGCACTGTTCACTGGCTTGCTGAACGAAGGAATCTTGATTCAGACCGGCGGCGCAGGCGCGTTGAACACACTGACGACGGATGCTGACGTGGACGCTCTGGTGGACGGCGTGCGTAGGGTGGTCGCGCGGGTGCGGTGAGGGATAAGTCTCCGACGGTCCTGGGGCGAATCATCCTACCTTTAGTGGCTTCCCACCGCCGGCGAACCTTCTCGCCCAATTTCTGGAGCCTCCGCAGTAGTGCGGGAATCGAACCCGCTTTCGTACCATCCAAGGATATGGCTCCGAAGCCTGCTGCGGGCACAATGGCCTGTCACACGTCCAGCGCTCGGGCTTTCTGGATGCCCCGTGGACACCCGACTCATCGCCGGGAACAGCATCACCTTAACCCTGCGTAGCAGTTTATTCAGTCACAGGATCATCGGAAACTTGCACCAGTATGACAATGGTTGAGCATCCGCACAAGGCATAACGTATGATATAAAACATTCATAAAGGGAATGTATTGTTTCATGCTCTGGCCGAATGCCTTTGCCTCAGGGGTTCAATCCTTGTGCTCCCCGATGAACTTCCCTACCACGCTGTTGAACTCGGCGGCGGTCTCGAAGTAGGGAGAGTGGCCGGCGGATTCTACGATGTGCAGCCGCGCGCCGGGGATGACCTGCGATACTTCTTTCAGCACGGCAAGCGGGAATATGCGGTCTTGCGCGCCGGCGACCATCAGCGTCGGGATGGCATAATCACCTAGCGCGTCCGGCGCGACGCCTATTTCGCCGGTGCCGGTGTCGCCGATGGGTGGGTTTAGAGCGGACATCTGCCGATACAGCAGCGCCATCGCCGAGTCGTTGTCAAACGCGTCGGGAGCGAGTGCGAGGTGCGGTTCGTTCCAAGCGATGGGGCGGTCGAGGTCTATGGTGCGGCTCTGCGCACGGGCGTCTCGCGCGGCGATGACACCCGGTGTCGTAACACCGCCCGGCGTGCCGGACAGCACTAGGCACGACACACGGTCAGGATGCGAGAGCGCGAACTGCATGCCCGTCC
Coding sequences within:
- a CDS encoding class I SAM-dependent methyltransferase, with translation MELPERLHTQWTDAAQDWIEADQAGRTGMLDRWMLDALGDVRGETVIDIGCGEGRFSRLLSKLGATVTGVDLTEPFIERARSLSNEETYLLGNAETLKGIESNTYNIAVSYIVLVDLLDYRGAINAAYRVLRPGGRLVVCNIHPMRSCVEGGWIKQGDTKLFYPVDNYTDEGPRTFNWFGRKIVNMHRTLSSHIEAFLDAGFTLRALHEPVPSAEELAANPTFDDEYRIPNFIVYVLDKPIP
- a CDS encoding queuosine precursor transporter, giving the protein MRFSGKLVIIIALAVTMLLVSNIIAVKPVSLFTLPFQVFGDNLFVVSAAIICFPITYIISDVLTEVYGFRVARGVIWLSFVCNLVMVVMFWLGGMIPAAVFWEDQSAYQAILGATGWILLGSFCAFIVGEFVNATVMVVLKNATQGRHLWVRTISSTIVGQGVDSVLFFSIAFGISGLWPWPAVFGAILFAWSAKTVYEIIATPLTYLVVGWLKRTERMDIYDAPRSLNPFGIFGGEESDSVNAAAMAD
- a CDS encoding type II toxin-antitoxin system HicA family toxin codes for the protein MTSNELRRWLRRQGCTLHTHRGGSGHLTVRLGNRVSQLPMHGNRRELGPGLIAKIKRDLGLR
- a CDS encoding type II toxin-antitoxin system HicB family antitoxin is translated as MLAYPVILETDADYIMVTSPDFPELTTFGDDRDEALRRAVDAFEEAIAARIHDGRDIPAPSEGEPIVELPIVTAKKVMAYQSNDVSVRTHTMPRQN
- a CDS encoding glucose 1-dehydrogenase: MRLEGKVALITGGARGMGAVEARMFANEGAKVGVADIDEGAGRALASEIVGAGSEAMFVRLDVTDEAQWLAAVDDVISAYGRLDILVNNAGIYEHGTLEGTSAESWDRVLDINGRGVFLGTKAVIPAMRAGGGGSIVNISSVAGLIGGQGTAYNASKGAVRLLTESTAVQYAAENIRVNSVHPGPIETDMLDVFFQNEAMREQRAAVTPIPRLGVPEDVAYGVLFLASDAASYMTGSELVIDGGHTAR
- a CDS encoding aspartate aminotransferase family protein, with protein sequence MTTSKADAEVRQFVESTPKSKALQDEAAQYLPGGSSRGTAYFAPYPTFVDHAKGHHVYDVDGNSYLDFMINATTHIMGHAHPDIVAALQEQAARGNSFSGPTEAQVRLAKNLCERVPSLETVRFTNSGTEGTMMAIRGARAFTGKHKIAKFEGGYHGSHEYVSVSVRPSAEALGPDATTPVPEHPGQPPSVADDVLTLPYNDLPACETIIRENADELACVIMEVVSSSFGYLPAELDFLQGMRAITEELGIVLIFDEVQSFRVSSGGSQEMFGVIPDMTTFGKIIGGGMPVGAWGGRRDIMALFDPSAGAPLAHAGTFNANPMTMVAGEVVMNHLTPEVYDRLNALGDTLRAKLRAVFDELEVPAQVTGVASLFGIHFTDEAIVDYRSTLTGDSDMTKALFTGLLNEGILIQTGGAGALNTLTTDADVDALVDGVRRVVARVR
- a CDS encoding alpha/beta fold hydrolase, coding for MPYVHNDNAIIYYETHGEGASIVFAHGAGGNTLVWWQQIAHFARDYKVVVFDHRGWGRSKCEKQHKHARHFAGDMQAVMDDAGVERAVVVCQSMGGWTGMQFALSHPDRVSCLVLSGTPGGVTTPGVIAARDARAQSRTIDLDRPIAWNEPHLALAPDAFDNDSAMALLYRQMSALNPPIGDTGTGEIGVAPDALGDYAIPTLMVAGAQDRIFPLAVLKEVSQVIPGARLHIVESAGHSPYFETAAEFNSVVGKFIGEHKD